The genomic interval CTGCTGACCGGGGCGCGAGGTCGCCCCGCCGCCGACCTCGACGCGCTCGTCGACGCCGTCATGGCGGTCCAGGACCTCGCGCTCGACCTCGGCGACGACCTCGTGGAGCTCGACCTCAACCCGCTGCTCGCCCGCCCCGACGGCGTCGTCGCCCTCGACGCCCTCGCCGTCGTCCGCTCAGCCTCGGAAGATTGAACCGGTGAACCTGATGCTCCGGTTCAACGGTTCGATCTTCAGCGGGAGGTGGATGTGATGGGGCTGCCCGAGCCGCCGGACGTCGGGGCGTCGGCGCTCCCGCCAGGGACGTTCGACGGCGCGGTCGTCGCCGTGACCGGAGGTGGGACGGGCCTGGGCAAGGCCATCGCGGTCGAGTTCGCGCGGCTGGGGGCGAGCGTCGCGATCCTCAGCCGCAACCCCGCCCACCACCAGGCGGGGATCGCCGCCATCGGCGAGGTCGGGGCGCGCGCCACCGCCGTGGCGTGCGACGTGCGCGATCCCGATCAGGTCGGGGCGGCGTTCAACGCGGTCGTGGCCCGGCTCGGACTGCCCGACGTGCTCGTGAACAACGCGGCCGGCAACTTCCCCGTCGCCGCCGAGGAGCTGTCGCCCAACGGGTGGCGAGCGGTGACCCAGATCGTCGCGGACGGCACGTTCTTCTGCTCGCGCGAGTTCGCGCGACGCCACCTCGACGCCGGCACACCGGGCAGCATCGTGAACATCGGGGCGAGCTACGCCTGGACCGGCGGACCGGGGTTCGTGCACTCGGCTGCCGCGAAGGCCGCGGTCAAGAACCTCACCGAGACGCTCGCGGTCGAGTGGGCGCCCTACGGCATCCGGGTCAACTGCCTCGTTCCCGGCCTCTTCCCGCA from Actinomycetota bacterium carries:
- a CDS encoding SDR family oxidoreductase encodes the protein MGLPEPPDVGASALPPGTFDGAVVAVTGGGTGLGKAIAVEFARLGASVAILSRNPAHHQAGIAAIGEVGARATAVACDVRDPDQVGAAFNAVVARLGLPDVLVNNAAGNFPVAAEELSPNGWRAVTQIVADGTFFCSREFARRHLDAGTPGSIVNIGASYAWTGGPGFVHSAAAKAAVKNLTETLAVEWAPYGIRVNCLVPGLFPHEDEADHIRGVPERGDREDERSPAGRVGRPRELGWAATFLASPYGTYISGATLTVDGANWQRRSLLQPPFTPIRDQLS